The Leucobacter chromiiresistens genome has a window encoding:
- a CDS encoding Rne/Rng family ribonuclease, which produces MVKHTATEEHDRSGDEPVEEYEQAAESADRRPDAQSGETRSHDGDASAADAPSAGESSEQAAAEAPRANAPQLILPLSEMSPEERFRATTRLIFLAPDVPPIAPRPRRVDFRPAELRQLDDLLDERFSRDEAGGERETAASQRRNRRRSVGGEAPAAPEEEAPRRQPRQAPVITEPQKVKGSTRLEAKKQRRRDGRDAGRRRVVITESEFLARRESVDREMIVRTTADRVQIGVLEDKVLVEHYVARSSENSLIGNVYLGRVQNVLPSMEAAFVDIGRGRNAVLYSGEVDWSEFEGGNAARRIENALKPGDQVLVQVTKDPVGHKGARLTSQISLPGRFLVYVPGGAMNGISRKLPDTERARLKKILKEVLPTGAGVIVRTAAEGASEDQLTHDVQRLTRQWESIQKRVEKGGGPVLLHSEPDMLIKIVRDVFNEDFHRLTISGADTYGTIEHYLSQVAPDLLERVEQYQGERDIFDEYRVTEQIAKALDRKVWLPSGGSLVIDRTEAMTVVDVNTGKFVGSGGNLEETVTKNNLEAAEEIVRQLRLRDIGGIIVVDFIDMVLESNRDLVLRRMVECLSRDRTKHQVAEVTSLGLVQMTRKKLGLGLLESFSEPCDVCAGRGVIVHHEPVSKHHRSEAPSRGSKRGKGQQHAASQQHQQAEAKAQTHAITDGAKNMLAQVAASTLHAAKEPERDDLVQALRGAAEAADAERDTRSSTRPNAREESRGARREGSAATGRVQSGDAQAKRAPQARQEGPEAAAGGLLDSVLDALPAAPAAGNGRARNRRVSTAPVRGGMDAERSGGFADAAPAEPVDPQRAAQLALAEALDATAKRKDAGRS; this is translated from the coding sequence ATGGTGAAGCACACAGCAACTGAAGAGCACGACCGCTCGGGGGACGAGCCCGTGGAGGAGTACGAGCAGGCGGCGGAGTCCGCGGACCGCCGACCGGATGCGCAGAGCGGCGAGACCCGCTCGCACGACGGCGACGCGTCCGCTGCAGACGCGCCCTCGGCTGGCGAATCGTCGGAGCAGGCCGCGGCGGAAGCGCCTCGGGCGAACGCACCGCAGCTGATCCTGCCCCTCTCGGAGATGAGCCCCGAGGAGCGCTTCCGCGCGACGACGCGACTGATCTTCCTCGCGCCCGACGTGCCGCCGATCGCGCCGCGGCCCCGACGCGTCGACTTCCGCCCGGCCGAACTGCGCCAGCTCGACGATCTGCTCGACGAGCGCTTCTCCCGCGATGAGGCGGGCGGGGAGCGCGAGACCGCGGCCTCGCAGCGGCGCAATCGGCGACGCTCGGTCGGCGGCGAGGCGCCCGCGGCCCCCGAGGAGGAGGCGCCCCGCCGCCAGCCGCGACAGGCTCCGGTGATCACGGAGCCGCAGAAGGTCAAGGGCTCGACCCGCCTCGAGGCGAAGAAGCAGCGCCGCCGCGACGGGCGCGACGCGGGTCGGCGCCGCGTGGTCATCACGGAGTCGGAGTTCCTTGCACGACGCGAGTCGGTGGACCGCGAGATGATCGTGCGCACCACGGCCGACCGCGTGCAGATCGGCGTGCTGGAGGACAAGGTGCTCGTGGAGCACTACGTCGCGCGATCCAGCGAGAACTCGCTCATCGGCAATGTCTACCTCGGCCGTGTGCAGAACGTGCTCCCCAGCATGGAGGCCGCCTTCGTCGACATCGGACGCGGCCGCAACGCGGTGCTGTACTCGGGCGAAGTCGACTGGTCGGAGTTCGAGGGCGGCAATGCGGCTCGGCGCATCGAGAACGCGTTGAAGCCCGGCGACCAGGTGCTCGTCCAGGTGACGAAGGATCCGGTCGGCCACAAGGGCGCGCGGCTCACCAGCCAGATCTCGCTGCCCGGCCGCTTCCTCGTGTACGTGCCCGGCGGCGCGATGAACGGCATCTCCCGCAAGCTGCCCGACACGGAGCGGGCCCGCCTGAAGAAGATCCTCAAGGAGGTGCTGCCGACGGGCGCCGGCGTCATCGTGCGCACGGCCGCCGAAGGCGCGAGCGAGGATCAGCTCACGCACGACGTGCAGCGGCTCACCCGCCAGTGGGAGTCCATCCAGAAGCGCGTCGAGAAGGGCGGCGGGCCGGTGCTGCTGCACTCGGAGCCCGACATGCTCATCAAGATCGTGCGAGACGTCTTCAACGAGGACTTCCACCGCCTGACGATCTCCGGTGCGGATACCTACGGGACCATCGAGCACTATCTCTCCCAGGTCGCCCCCGACCTCCTGGAGCGCGTCGAGCAGTACCAGGGCGAGCGCGACATCTTCGACGAGTACCGCGTCACGGAGCAGATCGCGAAGGCCCTCGACCGCAAGGTCTGGCTGCCCTCGGGCGGATCGCTCGTGATCGACCGCACGGAGGCCATGACGGTCGTCGACGTCAACACGGGCAAGTTCGTGGGGTCGGGCGGCAATCTCGAGGAGACCGTGACGAAGAACAACCTCGAGGCCGCCGAGGAGATCGTGCGCCAGCTCCGCCTGCGCGACATCGGCGGGATCATCGTGGTCGACTTCATCGACATGGTGCTCGAATCGAACCGCGATCTGGTGCTGCGCCGCATGGTCGAGTGCCTGAGCCGCGACCGGACGAAGCATCAGGTCGCCGAGGTGACCTCGCTCGGCCTCGTGCAGATGACGCGCAAGAAGCTCGGGCTCGGCCTGCTCGAATCGTTCAGCGAACCCTGCGATGTCTGCGCCGGTCGCGGCGTGATCGTGCACCACGAGCCGGTCAGCAAGCACCACCGCAGCGAGGCCCCCTCGCGGGGATCGAAGCGCGGCAAGGGTCAGCAGCACGCCGCTTCGCAGCAGCACCAGCAGGCCGAGGCGAAGGCGCAGACCCACGCGATCACCGACGGTGCGAAGAACATGCTCGCGCAGGTGGCGGCCTCCACGCTGCACGCTGCGAAGGAGCCCGAGCGCGACGATCTGGTGCAGGCCCTCCGCGGCGCCGCCGAGGCGGCCGACGCCGAGCGCGACACCCGGTCGAGCACGCGGCCGAACGCCCGGGAGGAGTCGCGAGGAGCGAGGCGCGAGGGATCCGCGGCGACGGGTCGCGTGCAGTCGGGGGACGCGCAGGCGAAGCGAGCGCCGCAGGCCCGTCAGGAGGGGCCGGAGGCGGCGGCTGGCGGTCTGCTGGATTCGGTGCTCGACGCCCTCCCGGCGGCTCCGGCCGCGGGCAACGGGCGCGCGCGGAATCGTCGGGTGTCCACCGCGCCGGTGCGCGGCGGCATGGACGCGGAGCGCTCCGGCGGGTTCGCCGATGCCGCGCCGGCGGAGCCGGTGGATCCCCAGCGCGCCGCGCAGCTCGCGCTCGCCGAGGCTCTGGATGCGACCGCCAAGCGGAAGGATGCGGGTCGTTCGTGA
- the rplU gene encoding 50S ribosomal protein L21, with translation MVYAVVRTSGRQEKVEVGSIITVNRVSGDSTGKLQLPAVLLVDGDKVTTDAAELAKVTVTAEVLNDLRGPKIVIQRYKNKTGYKSRQGHRQDLTRLKVTGIK, from the coding sequence GTGGTTTACGCAGTAGTGCGCACAAGCGGACGTCAGGAAAAGGTCGAGGTCGGCTCGATCATCACCGTCAACCGTGTTTCGGGCGACTCCACGGGCAAGCTCCAGCTTCCCGCGGTGCTCCTCGTCGACGGCGACAAGGTGACCACCGACGCGGCCGAACTGGCCAAGGTCACCGTGACCGCAGAGGTGCTCAACGACCTCCGCGGACCGAAGATCGTGATCCAGCGGTACAAGAACAAGACCGGTTACAAGAGCCGCCAGGGGCACCGTCAGGATCTGACGCGCCTCAAGGTCACCGGCATCAAGTAA
- the rpmA gene encoding 50S ribosomal protein L27 has protein sequence MAHKKGASSTRNGRDSNAQRLGVKRFGGQQVNAGEIIVRQRGTHFHPGANVGRGGDDTLFALAAGAVEFGAKGGRKVVNIVAAA, from the coding sequence ATGGCACATAAGAAGGGCGCCAGCTCCACCCGCAACGGCCGCGACTCGAACGCGCAGCGCCTCGGCGTCAAGCGCTTCGGCGGCCAGCAGGTGAACGCCGGCGAGATCATCGTTCGCCAGCGCGGAACCCACTTCCACCCGGGCGCCAACGTCGGCCGTGGCGGAGACGACACGCTCTTCGCACTCGCTGCGGGCGCGGTCGAGTTCGGCGCGAAGGGCGGCCGCAAGGTCGTCAACATCGTAGCCGCAGCCTGA
- the obgE gene encoding GTPase ObgE yields MVTFVDRVQVHVQSGRGGNGCVSIRREKFKPLAGPDGGAGGHGGDVVLVADPQVTTLLDYHRRPHRSAENGGYGAGDYRAGTNGADLVLPVPVGTVVKNEAGETLVDLTEPGTRFIAAKGGVGGLGNLALASSKRKAPGFALLGTDGWAGTLTLELKTIADVALVGYPSAGKSSLIAAMSAAKPKIADYPFTTLHPNLGVVQVADHRFTVADVPGLIEGASEGKGLGLDFLRHVERCSALLHVLDCATLEPGRDPLSDLEVIKNELAAYPVPEGQTALLERPQLIALNKIDVPEGRELAEFVRPELEAQGYRVFEISTVSHEGLRELGFALAELVEAERQRRIDEAPVQERIVLQPKAVDDGGFRVVTEGGSYGTLYRILGAKPERWVAQTDFKNDEAVGYLADRLQKIGIEDALVKAGAVAGSTVVIGPGAGVVFDWEPTMTSAAEVQMGARGTDLRVDPNGRRTNQERRAEYHDLMDAKAEARAELERERKAGLWEDQQ; encoded by the coding sequence ATGGTCACGTTTGTCGATCGGGTGCAGGTGCACGTCCAATCAGGCCGCGGCGGAAACGGCTGCGTGTCGATTCGTCGTGAGAAGTTCAAGCCGCTCGCCGGCCCCGACGGCGGAGCGGGCGGCCACGGCGGAGACGTCGTGCTCGTCGCCGACCCCCAGGTGACCACGCTGCTCGACTACCACCGGCGCCCCCATCGGAGTGCCGAGAACGGCGGCTACGGCGCGGGCGACTACCGTGCAGGGACCAACGGCGCCGACCTCGTGCTGCCGGTGCCGGTCGGCACCGTCGTGAAGAACGAGGCGGGGGAGACCCTCGTCGATCTCACTGAGCCGGGCACACGCTTCATCGCGGCGAAGGGCGGCGTGGGAGGGCTCGGCAACCTCGCGCTCGCCAGCAGCAAGCGGAAGGCCCCTGGCTTCGCGCTCCTCGGCACCGACGGCTGGGCGGGCACGCTCACGCTGGAGCTCAAGACGATCGCCGATGTCGCACTCGTCGGGTACCCGTCGGCCGGGAAGTCGAGCCTCATCGCAGCGATGAGCGCGGCGAAGCCGAAGATCGCCGACTACCCGTTCACGACGCTCCACCCGAACCTCGGCGTGGTGCAGGTGGCGGATCACCGATTCACCGTCGCCGACGTGCCCGGCCTGATCGAGGGCGCGAGCGAGGGCAAGGGGCTCGGACTCGACTTCCTCCGCCACGTCGAGCGGTGCAGCGCGCTGCTCCACGTGCTCGACTGCGCGACGCTGGAGCCGGGGCGAGACCCGCTCTCCGACCTCGAGGTCATCAAGAACGAACTCGCGGCCTACCCCGTGCCGGAGGGGCAGACCGCACTGCTCGAACGGCCGCAGCTCATCGCCCTCAACAAGATCGATGTGCCCGAGGGGCGCGAACTCGCCGAGTTCGTGCGCCCGGAGCTCGAAGCTCAGGGGTACCGCGTCTTCGAGATCTCGACGGTCTCCCATGAGGGGCTCCGGGAACTCGGGTTCGCGCTCGCGGAGCTCGTGGAGGCCGAGCGGCAGCGTCGCATCGACGAGGCTCCGGTGCAGGAGCGCATCGTGCTGCAGCCCAAGGCGGTCGACGACGGCGGCTTCCGCGTCGTGACCGAGGGCGGCAGCTACGGAACGCTCTACCGCATCCTCGGCGCGAAGCCGGAGCGCTGGGTCGCGCAGACCGACTTCAAGAACGACGAAGCCGTGGGGTACCTCGCGGATCGTCTGCAGAAGATCGGCATCGAGGATGCGCTCGTGAAGGCCGGCGCGGTCGCCGGTTCGACGGTCGTGATCGGCCCGGGCGCCGGTGTCGTCTTCGACTGGGAGCCGACGATGACGAGCGCCGCCGAGGTGCAGATGGGCGCGCGCGGCACCGACCTGCGCGTCGACCCGAACGGGCGACGGACCAACCAGGAGCGCCGCGCGGAGTACCACGACCTCATGGACGCCAAGGCCGAGGCGCGCGCCGAACTCGAACGCGAGCGGAAGGCGGGGCTCTGGGAGGATCAGCAGTGA
- the proB gene encoding glutamate 5-kinase produces the protein MTHGDELLAARRVVVKVGSSSVSGENAGQIPELVASLARLHGAGAQVILVSSGAIATGVPFLHLDERPDDLATQQAAAAVGQNILVNRYQRALTTHEIIAGQVLLTAHDIENPTHRDNARRAIERLLQLGILPIINENDTVATHEIRFGDNDRLAALVARLVDADRLVLLSDVDALYTAPPAMAGAERISEVAYGDPLAGIEIGESQSGWGTGGAATKVQAARLAADAGATVLLTETRLLAAVLGGADHGTRFAARPA, from the coding sequence GTGACGCACGGCGACGAGCTGCTCGCCGCCCGGCGCGTCGTGGTGAAGGTGGGCTCCTCGTCGGTGAGCGGCGAGAACGCCGGGCAGATTCCCGAGCTCGTGGCGTCGCTCGCCCGGCTCCACGGCGCGGGGGCGCAGGTGATCCTCGTCTCGAGCGGGGCGATCGCGACGGGCGTGCCGTTTCTCCACCTCGACGAACGACCCGACGATCTCGCGACCCAGCAGGCGGCCGCCGCCGTCGGCCAGAACATCCTCGTCAACCGGTATCAGCGCGCGCTGACCACGCACGAGATCATCGCGGGCCAGGTGCTCCTCACCGCGCACGACATCGAGAATCCGACGCACCGCGACAATGCGCGGCGCGCCATCGAGCGGCTGCTGCAGCTCGGCATCCTGCCGATCATCAACGAGAACGACACGGTCGCGACCCACGAGATCCGCTTCGGCGACAACGACCGCCTCGCAGCGCTCGTCGCCCGGCTCGTCGACGCCGACCGGCTCGTGCTGCTCTCCGACGTCGACGCGCTGTACACGGCGCCGCCGGCCATGGCCGGGGCGGAGCGCATCTCCGAGGTCGCGTACGGCGATCCACTCGCGGGCATCGAGATCGGCGAGAGCCAGTCGGGCTGGGGAACCGGAGGGGCCGCGACCAAGGTGCAGGCCGCCCGGCTCGCGGCGGATGCGGGGGCGACCGTGCTGCTCACGGAGACGCGGCTGCTCGCCGCGGTGCTCGGGGGTGCGGATCACGGCACGCGCTTCGCCGCCCGCCCCGCGTAA
- a CDS encoding glutamate-5-semialdehyde dehydrogenase, with product MPAADAFIERLQNARDAARTLAGATADAKNAALEAIAVGLETGAPSIVDANAQDLERGEQNGIGAGLLDRLRLDDPRVRALAGAVREIIALPDPVGQVVRGSTLANGIGISQVRVPFGVIGAIYEARPNVTIDIAALALKSGNGVVLRGGSAAEQTNAALVDIVQRAISSVGLDGGAVQTIDPFGREGAGRLMRARGYVDVLIPRGSAALISTVVTESTVPVIETGSGVVHVYVDETADDDMAVDIALNAKTHRPSVCNAAETLLVHRGAADRLLPRLTDALRDADVSMYGDAATVERIAGIAPADEETWSTEHLALEMGIRVVDSLDEALAHIERYSTRHTEAIVTRDYANAERFLAEVDSAVVMVNASTRFTDGGEFGFGAEVGISTQKLHARGPMGLAELTSTKWLVRGAGQIR from the coding sequence ATGCCTGCTGCCGACGCCTTCATCGAACGTCTTCAGAACGCCCGCGACGCCGCTCGCACGCTCGCCGGAGCGACGGCCGACGCGAAGAACGCCGCACTCGAGGCGATCGCCGTCGGCCTCGAGACGGGTGCGCCGAGCATCGTCGACGCCAATGCGCAGGACCTGGAGCGGGGCGAGCAGAACGGGATTGGCGCCGGGCTGCTCGACCGGCTGCGTCTCGACGACCCCCGCGTGCGCGCACTCGCGGGCGCCGTTCGCGAGATCATCGCGCTGCCCGACCCGGTCGGCCAGGTGGTGCGGGGCAGCACGCTCGCGAACGGCATCGGCATCAGCCAGGTGCGCGTGCCCTTCGGCGTGATCGGCGCGATCTACGAGGCCCGCCCGAACGTCACCATCGACATCGCCGCGCTCGCGCTGAAGAGCGGCAACGGCGTGGTGCTGCGCGGCGGGAGCGCTGCCGAGCAGACGAACGCCGCTCTCGTCGACATCGTGCAGCGTGCGATCTCGAGCGTCGGGCTGGACGGCGGGGCGGTGCAGACGATCGATCCGTTCGGCCGCGAGGGCGCGGGGCGCCTGATGCGCGCGCGGGGCTACGTGGACGTGCTGATCCCGCGCGGCAGCGCGGCGCTGATCTCGACCGTGGTCACCGAGTCGACGGTTCCCGTGATCGAAACCGGCTCGGGCGTCGTGCACGTGTACGTCGACGAGACCGCCGACGACGACATGGCGGTCGACATCGCGCTCAACGCGAAGACCCACCGGCCGAGCGTCTGCAACGCGGCCGAGACGCTGCTGGTGCACCGCGGAGCTGCCGATCGCCTGCTGCCGCGGCTCACCGACGCGCTCCGCGATGCCGACGTGTCGATGTACGGAGATGCGGCGACGGTCGAGCGGATCGCGGGAATCGCGCCGGCCGACGAGGAGACCTGGTCGACTGAGCATCTCGCGCTGGAGATGGGGATCCGGGTCGTCGACTCGCTCGACGAGGCCCTCGCCCACATCGAACGCTATTCGACCCGGCACACCGAGGCGATCGTGACCCGGGACTACGCGAATGCCGAGCGGTTCCTCGCCGAGGTCGACTCCGCCGTGGTCATGGTGAACGCGTCCACGCGCTTCACGGACGGAGGGGAGTTCGGATTCGGAGCCGAGGTCGGCATCTCCACGCAGAAGCTGCACGCACGCGGCCCCATGGGGCTGGCGGAGCTGACCAGCACCAAGTGGCTCGTGCGCGGCGCTGGCCAGATACGCTGA
- the nadD gene encoding nicotinate-nucleotide adenylyltransferase, with translation MSHTRRIGVMGGTFDPIHHGHLVAASEVAQSFGLDEVLFVPTGQPWQKQNVSASEHRYLMTVIATASNPRFTVSRVDVDRAGPTYTVDTLRDLHEQHLDAELFFISGADAVEQILSWKDVEHLWDYAHFIAVSRPGHELSLSGLSEEHVSLLEVPALAISSTDCRARVARGYPVWYLVPDGVVQYIAKHGLYTEEATK, from the coding sequence GTGTCACACACACGTCGGATCGGGGTGATGGGCGGAACGTTCGACCCGATCCACCACGGTCATCTCGTCGCGGCGAGCGAGGTCGCCCAGAGCTTCGGGCTCGACGAAGTGCTGTTCGTCCCCACCGGGCAGCCGTGGCAGAAGCAGAACGTATCCGCGAGCGAGCACCGGTATCTCATGACGGTGATCGCGACCGCGTCGAACCCCCGCTTCACCGTGAGCCGCGTCGACGTGGATCGCGCGGGCCCCACCTACACGGTCGACACCCTGCGCGATCTGCACGAGCAGCATCTCGACGCCGAGCTGTTCTTCATCTCGGGAGCCGATGCGGTCGAGCAGATCCTCAGCTGGAAGGACGTCGAGCACCTCTGGGACTACGCGCATTTCATCGCAGTCTCGCGCCCGGGGCACGAGCTCTCGCTTTCGGGTTTGTCGGAGGAGCACGTAAGCTTGTTGGAAGTTCCCGCGCTGGCGATCTCGTCGACCGACTGTCGGGCGCGAGTCGCCCGAGGTTATCCGGTGTGGTACCTCGTCCCGGACGGTGTGGTGCAGTACATTGCGAAGCACGGGCTATACACCGAGGAAGCGACTAAGTGA
- the rsfS gene encoding ribosome silencing factor: protein MRSDLKLAVNAADAKGATAPVVLEVTEQFGLADVFLIVSGSVERNVQAISDGIEDALNEAGVRTVRREGRESGRWILLDFGDLIVHVFHQEERDFYQLERLWQDCPSIDLAEFSAPVEQEPAGD from the coding sequence GTGCGAAGCGACCTGAAGCTGGCGGTGAATGCCGCCGACGCGAAGGGCGCCACGGCGCCCGTGGTGCTCGAAGTGACCGAGCAGTTCGGCCTCGCCGACGTGTTCCTGATCGTCAGCGGCTCCGTCGAGCGCAACGTCCAGGCGATCTCGGACGGCATCGAGGACGCCCTGAACGAGGCGGGCGTGCGTACGGTGCGCCGCGAGGGCCGTGAGAGCGGACGCTGGATCCTGCTCGACTTCGGCGACCTCATTGTGCACGTCTTCCACCAGGAGGAGCGGGACTTCTACCAGCTCGAGCGGCTCTGGCAGGACTGCCCGTCGATCGACCTGGCCGAGTTCTCGGCGCCCGTCGAGCAGGAGCCGGCGGGCGACTGA
- a CDS encoding metal ABC transporter permease, with protein sequence MTPLDFLLEPLQYEFMVRALVTTTIAAVVCALLSCWLVLTGWSLMGDAVSHAVLPGVVLAYLVGAPFALGALVFGFLAVALIGAIRDTSRVKEDAAIGIVFTTLFALGLVLISVIPSQTDLTHIVFGNILGVSDGDLLQIAVLAAVAFVVLIVKRRDLTLYAFDPTHAHAIGLSPRRLGALLLGLLALTSVVALQVVGVILVVAMLIIPGATAYLLTDRFGRMLVIAPVLSASCSVVGIMVSFWLDASSGGLVILVQGVAFALAYLGSPRQGLLVRAFRRRRRASGRASEAARPT encoded by the coding sequence GTGACGCCCCTCGACTTCCTCCTCGAGCCCCTCCAATACGAGTTCATGGTGCGGGCGCTCGTCACGACGACGATCGCCGCCGTCGTGTGCGCGCTGCTCTCATGCTGGCTGGTGCTCACCGGCTGGTCGCTCATGGGCGACGCCGTCTCGCACGCCGTGCTGCCCGGCGTCGTGCTCGCCTACCTCGTCGGCGCCCCCTTCGCGCTCGGGGCGCTCGTGTTCGGCTTCCTCGCGGTGGCGCTCATCGGCGCGATCCGCGATACGAGCCGGGTGAAGGAGGATGCGGCGATCGGCATCGTGTTCACCACGCTGTTCGCGCTCGGGCTCGTGCTGATCTCCGTGATCCCGAGCCAGACCGATCTCACGCACATCGTGTTCGGCAACATCCTCGGGGTCTCCGACGGCGACCTCCTGCAGATCGCCGTGCTGGCCGCCGTGGCGTTCGTCGTGCTGATCGTGAAACGCCGCGACCTGACGCTGTACGCCTTCGACCCGACGCACGCGCACGCGATCGGCCTCAGCCCGCGCCGGCTCGGCGCGCTCCTGCTCGGGCTGCTCGCCCTGACCTCCGTGGTCGCACTGCAGGTGGTCGGCGTGATCCTCGTGGTCGCGATGCTCATCATCCCGGGGGCCACGGCGTACCTGCTCACCGACCGGTTCGGTCGGATGCTCGTCATCGCCCCGGTGCTCTCCGCGAGCTGCTCCGTGGTGGGCATCATGGTGAGCTTCTGGCTCGACGCATCGTCAGGGGGCCTGGTGATTCTGGTGCAGGGGGTCGCCTTCGCGCTCGCCTACCTCGGCAGCCCGAGACAGGGCTTGCTCGTGCGCGCGTTCCGCCGGCGACGGCGCGCCTCGGGGCGTGCGAGCGAAGCGGCTCGCCCCACCTGA
- a CDS encoding metal ABC transporter ATP-binding protein, with product MTAAIDVQSVTVRYGDVLALDDASLQVDAGCVTGLIGMNGSGKSTLFKSIMGAVRPEGGTVRIGGSTPAAARASGRVAYVPQSEDVDWAFPVSVRDVVMMGRYGRLGITRRAGSADRRAVEHALERVELADLGDRQIGSLSGGQKKRAFVARCIAQDAETLLLDEPFAGVDQRSEATIVRLLRELAGSGRTVLVSTHDLHALPDLADEAALLLRTVLFRGPVREALTPERLARAFGLERAAPETMSTAESSATADRTQPTTGDTA from the coding sequence GTGACCGCCGCCATCGACGTGCAGAGCGTCACGGTGCGGTATGGCGACGTGCTGGCGCTCGACGACGCGTCGCTGCAGGTGGACGCGGGCTGCGTGACCGGCCTCATCGGCATGAACGGCTCGGGCAAGTCGACGCTCTTCAAGTCGATCATGGGGGCGGTGAGACCCGAGGGCGGCACGGTCCGCATCGGCGGGTCGACCCCAGCGGCCGCCCGCGCGAGCGGGCGGGTCGCGTACGTTCCGCAGAGCGAGGACGTCGACTGGGCGTTTCCCGTCTCCGTGCGAGACGTGGTGATGATGGGCCGGTACGGGCGTCTGGGCATCACGCGGCGCGCGGGCTCCGCCGACCGGCGCGCGGTGGAGCACGCCCTCGAGCGCGTCGAGCTCGCGGACCTGGGCGACCGCCAGATCGGCTCGCTGTCGGGCGGGCAGAAGAAGCGCGCCTTCGTCGCGAGGTGCATCGCCCAGGACGCGGAGACGCTGCTGCTCGACGAGCCGTTCGCAGGCGTCGATCAGCGCAGCGAGGCGACGATCGTACGGCTGCTCCGCGAACTCGCGGGCAGCGGACGCACGGTGCTCGTATCGACGCACGACCTGCACGCCCTCCCCGATCTCGCCGACGAGGCCGCCCTGCTGCTGCGCACGGTGCTCTTCCGGGGCCCGGTGCGGGAGGCGCTGACGCCGGAGCGGCTCGCTCGGGCATTCGGTCTCGAGCGGGCCGCACCCGAGACGATGAGCACCGCGGAGAGCAGCGCGACCGCTGACCGCACGCAACCGACCACGGGAGATACCGCGTGA
- a CDS encoding metal ABC transporter substrate-binding protein, with the protein MQIRAVEVRRKRESEQTQRWKRRGLRSAMALVGAALILTGCGAPSTADDTAGAGAADDERPVVLTTFTVLADMAREVGGDRLDVRSITKVGAEIHGYEPTPLDIAKASEADLILDNGLGLEAWFARFVDQADVPHVVVSDGIDPIDIAGDAYAGKPNPHAWMSPRNAQLYVDRMVDAFSDLAPEHADEFAERGDAYQAELQQVQDRLANAVAALPESHRALVTCEGAFSYLARDAGLTERYIWPVNAEQQATPRQIADTIEFVRDHDVPAVFCESTVSDRPMKQVAEASGAAFGGTLYVDSLSEPDGPVPTYLDLLAHDTDVIVEALSAAPEERS; encoded by the coding sequence GTGCAGATTCGGGCCGTGGAGGTGCGGAGGAAGCGGGAGAGCGAGCAGACGCAGCGGTGGAAGCGGCGGGGGCTCCGAAGCGCGATGGCGCTGGTCGGCGCGGCGCTGATCCTCACCGGCTGCGGTGCGCCGTCGACGGCCGATGACACGGCCGGCGCGGGAGCCGCCGACGACGAGCGCCCCGTCGTGCTCACCACATTCACCGTGCTGGCCGACATGGCCCGGGAGGTCGGCGGCGATCGTCTCGACGTGCGCTCCATCACGAAGGTAGGCGCCGAGATCCACGGCTACGAGCCCACCCCGCTCGACATCGCCAAGGCCTCCGAGGCCGACCTGATTCTCGACAACGGTCTCGGGCTCGAGGCGTGGTTCGCACGCTTCGTCGACCAAGCCGATGTTCCCCATGTCGTCGTCTCCGACGGCATCGATCCCATCGACATCGCCGGCGACGCGTACGCCGGCAAGCCGAATCCGCACGCGTGGATGAGCCCGCGCAACGCGCAGCTCTACGTCGACCGCATGGTGGACGCCTTCAGCGATCTGGCCCCCGAGCACGCCGACGAGTTCGCCGAGCGGGGCGACGCGTATCAGGCGGAACTGCAGCAGGTGCAGGATCGCCTCGCGAATGCCGTCGCCGCGCTCCCCGAGTCGCACCGCGCCCTCGTCACCTGCGAGGGGGCCTTCTCCTACCTGGCGCGGGATGCGGGCCTCACCGAGCGCTACATCTGGCCTGTGAACGCCGAGCAGCAGGCGACGCCGCGTCAGATCGCAGACACCATCGAGTTCGTGAGGGATCACGATGTGCCAGCGGTGTTCTGCGAGTCGACCGTCTCAGATCGACCGATGAAGCAGGTGGCGGAGGCGTCGGGAGCCGCCTTCGGGGGCACCCTGTACGTCGATTCGCTCTCCGAGCCCGACGGGCCGGTGCCGACGTACCTCGACCTGCTCGCCCACGACACCGACGTCATCGTCGAGGCCTTGAGCGCTGCACCCGAGGAACGATCGTGA